A single region of the Pseudomonas sp. GGS8 genome encodes:
- the tolA gene encoding cell envelope integrity protein TolA has translation MQQLREPSASESYFWPSVWAIVLHVLVFGMLFVSFAFTPELPPAKPIVQATLYQLKSKSRATTQTNQKIAGEAQKSAARQTEVEQMEQKKVEQEAVKAAEQKKEEAAQKAEEAKKADESKKAEEAKKADEAKKADEAKKTAEAKKAEEKQLADIAKKKAEEEAKKAAEEEAKKAAAEEAKKKIVEDAKKKAAEDAKKKAEAEEAKKKIAEDAKKKATADAAKKKAQDAARKSVEDKKAQALADLLSDKTERQQALADEQGDETAGNFDDLIRSRASEGWAQPPSARKGMKVILQINMLPDGTISGVSVAHSSGDAPFDSSAVAAVKNIGRLTEMQGLKPADFAPYRSFKMTFTPEDLAL, from the coding sequence ATGCAGCAACTGCGAGAGCCGTCCGCCTCGGAAAGCTACTTCTGGCCTAGTGTCTGGGCGATTGTCTTGCACGTGCTGGTGTTCGGCATGCTGTTTGTCAGTTTCGCCTTCACACCGGAGCTGCCGCCGGCCAAGCCGATTGTCCAGGCAACCCTGTACCAGCTGAAATCGAAAAGTCGGGCGACCACCCAGACCAATCAGAAGATCGCGGGTGAGGCGCAGAAATCTGCTGCGCGTCAGACCGAAGTCGAGCAGATGGAACAGAAGAAGGTCGAGCAGGAAGCGGTGAAGGCTGCGGAACAAAAGAAAGAAGAAGCGGCTCAAAAGGCCGAGGAAGCCAAGAAGGCTGACGAGTCGAAGAAAGCGGAGGAGGCTAAAAAGGCTGATGAAGCCAAGAAAGCCGACGAAGCGAAGAAGACCGCCGAAGCCAAAAAGGCCGAAGAGAAACAATTGGCTGATATAGCCAAGAAGAAAGCCGAAGAAGAAGCCAAAAAAGCTGCTGAAGAAGAGGCCAAGAAAGCGGCCGCTGAAGAAGCGAAGAAAAAGATCGTCGAGGACGCGAAGAAGAAAGCCGCGGAAGACGCCAAGAAGAAAGCTGAAGCGGAAGAGGCGAAGAAGAAAATCGCCGAAGACGCGAAGAAGAAAGCGACTGCCGATGCCGCGAAGAAAAAAGCGCAGGATGCGGCTCGTAAATCGGTAGAGGACAAGAAGGCTCAGGCTCTGGCTGACTTGCTGTCCGATAAGACCGAGCGTCAGCAGGCTTTGGCGGATGAGCAGGGCGATGAAACTGCGGGCAACTTTGATGATCTGATTCGTTCGCGAGCATCTGAAGGTTGGGCGCAGCCACCGTCGGCCCGCAAGGGCATGAAGGTGATTCTGCAAATCAACATGCTCCCTGACGGAACGATCTCCGGTGTTTCGGTTGCTCATTCCAGCGGTGACGCGCCGTTCGACAGTTCTGCAGTCGCGGCTGTAAAAAATATTGGTCGATTGACCGAAATGCAGGGTTTGAAGCCAGCTGATTTCGCACCCTATCGTTCATTCAAGATGACATTCACACCTGAGGATCTAGCCTTGTGA
- the tolR gene encoding protein TolR — MARARKKRKPVAEMNVVPYIDVMLVLLVIFMVTAPMLNQGVKVDLPKVSSEALPQDNNTQVLTISIKADKTYYWNLGSEVDTDKQQDKAMTLPQMTSAVKKIIDAGNSNGKRTQVFIRGDKTVDYGSVMGAMGGLQKAGVGNVGLITEAP, encoded by the coding sequence ATCGCTCGAGCTCGCAAAAAGCGCAAGCCGGTTGCCGAGATGAACGTGGTGCCTTACATCGACGTGATGCTGGTACTGCTGGTCATCTTCATGGTGACCGCGCCGATGCTCAATCAGGGCGTGAAAGTTGATCTGCCCAAGGTTTCCAGCGAAGCCTTGCCGCAGGACAACAACACTCAGGTCCTGACCATTTCGATCAAGGCTGACAAGACCTACTACTGGAACCTTGGCAGTGAAGTCGACACCGATAAGCAGCAGGACAAGGCCATGACCTTGCCGCAAATGACCAGTGCCGTGAAAAAGATCATCGACGCCGGCAACAGTAACGGTAAGCGCACGCAGGTGTTCATTCGTGGCGACAAAACCGTCGATTATGGCTCCGTCATGGGTGCCATGGGCGGGTTGCAGAAGGCCGGGGTCGGTAATGTTGGCTTGATTACCGAGGCGCCCTGA
- the tolQ gene encoding protein TolQ: MEANVVDHSSMWSLVSNASVVVQLVMLILVAASVTSWIMIFQRSNLLRAGRRALESFEERFWSGIDLSKLYRQAGSNPDPDSGVEQIFRAGFKEFSRLRQQSGVDPEAVMEGVARAMRVAISREEEKLEQSLPFLATVGSVSPYIGLFGTVWGIMNSFRGLATAQQATLATVAPGIAEALVATAIGLFAAIPAVIAYNRFAARSETLLGRYYTFADEFQAILHRKVHTSEE; the protein is encoded by the coding sequence GTGGAAGCTAACGTCGTCGACCATTCCTCCATGTGGAGCCTGGTCAGCAATGCCAGTGTCGTGGTGCAACTGGTAATGCTGATCCTGGTAGCCGCATCGGTGACCTCGTGGATCATGATCTTTCAGCGCAGCAACTTGCTGCGCGCCGGTCGACGTGCCCTGGAGAGCTTTGAAGAGCGCTTCTGGTCCGGTATCGATCTGTCCAAACTCTACCGTCAGGCCGGCAGCAACCCTGATCCGGATTCCGGCGTCGAGCAGATTTTCCGTGCCGGCTTCAAGGAATTCTCCCGTCTGCGTCAGCAGTCGGGCGTTGATCCGGAAGCGGTCATGGAAGGCGTGGCGCGTGCCATGCGCGTAGCCATCTCCCGTGAGGAAGAGAAGCTCGAGCAGAGTCTGCCGTTCCTCGCCACCGTCGGCTCCGTCAGCCCGTATATCGGTCTGTTCGGTACGGTCTGGGGCATCATGAACTCCTTCCGTGGTCTGGCGACCGCCCAGCAAGCGACCCTGGCCACTGTGGCTCCAGGTATCGCCGAAGCACTGGTTGCTACCGCGATCGGTCTGTTTGCCGCTATCCCGGCCGTTATCGCCTACAACCGTTTTGCTGCTCGCAGCGAAACCCTGCTGGGCCGCTATTACACCTTCGCCGACGAATTCCAGGCGATCCTGCACCGCAAAGTGCACACCAGCGAAGAATAA
- the ybgC gene encoding tol-pal system-associated acyl-CoA thioesterase: protein MRAQNGLEPFAHRCRVYYEDTDAGGIVYYVNYLKFMERARTERLRELGFAQSALAGEDLLFVVHSSEARYHAPARLDDELLVSAEVIELNRASLRFKQQVRRATDNVLLCEGQFLVACVRTNSLKPRAIPEALRAAFADVSGAGTHSKQEIKRGS, encoded by the coding sequence ATGCGCGCGCAAAACGGGCTTGAGCCGTTCGCACATCGTTGTCGCGTTTATTACGAGGACACCGATGCCGGCGGCATCGTGTATTACGTCAATTACCTCAAGTTTATGGAACGGGCTCGAACCGAGCGGCTCCGGGAGCTGGGCTTTGCCCAGTCGGCGCTGGCAGGGGAGGACCTGTTGTTCGTCGTGCATTCCAGCGAAGCGCGTTACCACGCGCCGGCGCGACTGGACGACGAACTGCTGGTAAGCGCTGAAGTAATTGAATTGAACCGTGCCAGCCTGCGCTTCAAGCAGCAGGTCAGGCGGGCTACGGATAATGTGCTGCTCTGCGAAGGGCAGTTTCTGGTGGCCTGTGTGCGCACTAACAGTTTGAAACCCCGGGCCATTCCCGAAGCTCTACGTGCGGCCTTTGCCGACGTGAGCGGCGCGGGTACACACTCAAAGCAGGAGATAAAGCGTGGAAGCTAA
- the ruvB gene encoding Holliday junction branch migration DNA helicase RuvB — MIEADRLIAATGGPRDREEVQDRAIRPVSLAEYIGQPTVREQMELFIQAARGRNESLDHTLIFGPPGLGKTTLANIIAQEMGVSIKSTSGPVLERPGDLAALLTNLEPHDVLFIDEIHRLSPIVEEVLYPAMEDFQLDIMIGEGPAARSIKLDLPPFTLVGATTRAGMLTNPLRDRFGIVQRLEFYSTADLATIVSRSANILGLPLDPEGAFEIARRARGTPRIANRLLRRVRDFAEVRAKGHITKPIADLALNLLDVDERGFDHQDRRLLLTMIEKFDGGPVGVDSLAAAISEERHTIEDVLEPYLIQQGYIMRTPRGRVVTRHAYLHFGLNIPSRLGEMPVVDEFLDAVDD; from the coding sequence GTGATTGAAGCTGATCGTCTGATCGCTGCCACGGGTGGCCCCCGTGACCGCGAGGAAGTCCAGGACCGGGCGATTCGTCCTGTCAGCCTGGCCGAATACATTGGCCAGCCAACCGTTCGCGAGCAAATGGAGTTGTTCATCCAGGCCGCGCGTGGACGCAATGAATCGCTGGATCACACCCTGATTTTCGGCCCGCCGGGGCTGGGTAAAACCACGCTGGCCAACATCATTGCCCAGGAAATGGGCGTGTCGATCAAAAGCACCTCAGGGCCGGTCCTCGAGCGTCCTGGTGATCTGGCTGCATTACTGACCAACCTTGAGCCCCATGACGTGCTGTTCATCGACGAGATCCATCGGTTGTCGCCGATCGTCGAAGAAGTGCTGTACCCGGCCATGGAAGATTTTCAGCTCGATATCATGATCGGCGAAGGGCCGGCCGCGCGCTCGATCAAGCTCGATTTGCCACCGTTTACCCTGGTTGGTGCAACGACCCGTGCGGGTATGCTGACCAACCCGTTGCGCGATCGTTTCGGGATCGTCCAGCGCCTGGAGTTCTACAGCACCGCCGACCTGGCAACGATTGTCAGCCGTTCGGCGAACATTCTCGGTTTGCCGCTGGACCCGGAAGGCGCCTTTGAAATCGCCCGGCGTGCCCGTGGCACACCGCGGATCGCCAATCGCTTGCTGCGCCGGGTCCGGGATTTCGCCGAGGTTCGTGCCAAGGGGCATATTACCAAGCCGATCGCCGACCTGGCCTTGAACCTGCTGGATGTCGATGAGCGTGGCTTCGACCATCAGGACCGACGCCTGCTGTTGACCATGATCGAGAAATTTGACGGTGGGCCAGTGGGGGTGGACAGTCTGGCCGCTGCAATCAGTGAAGAGCGCCACACCATTGAAGACGTGCTGGAGCCGTACCTGATCCAGCAGGGCTACATCATGCGCACACCGCGGGGGCGGGTGGTCACCCGGCATGCGTATTTGCACTTCGGCTTAAACATCCCGTCACGATTGGGCGAGATGCCCGTGGTAGACGAGTTCCTCGATGCCGTGGACGATTAA
- the ruvA gene encoding Holliday junction branch migration protein RuvA — protein sequence MIGRLRGTLAEKQPPHLILDVNGLGYELEVPMTTLYRLPSVGEPLTLHTHLVVREDAQLLYGFFGKRERDFFRELIRLNGVGPKLALALMSSLEVDELVRCVQSQDTSALTKVPGVGKKTAERLLVELKDRFKAWETVPAMFALVPNQPGGPDATPVATAENDAVSALISLGYKPQEASKAISAIKEKGLSSEDMIRRALKGMI from the coding sequence GTGATTGGACGCTTGCGCGGTACTTTGGCTGAAAAACAGCCGCCGCACCTGATTCTGGATGTAAACGGTCTGGGGTATGAGCTGGAAGTGCCCATGACCACGCTTTATCGCTTGCCGTCGGTCGGTGAACCGCTGACCTTGCACACCCATTTGGTCGTACGCGAAGACGCGCAGTTACTCTATGGCTTCTTCGGCAAGCGTGAGCGAGACTTTTTTCGCGAACTGATCCGTCTCAATGGGGTAGGGCCGAAACTGGCGCTGGCCTTGATGTCGAGCCTGGAGGTCGACGAGCTGGTCCGTTGTGTGCAGTCTCAGGATACCTCGGCGCTGACCAAGGTGCCGGGCGTTGGCAAGAAGACTGCCGAACGTTTGCTGGTGGAGCTCAAGGATCGTTTCAAGGCCTGGGAAACCGTACCGGCGATGTTCGCGTTGGTGCCAAACCAGCCGGGTGGGCCAGATGCGACTCCGGTGGCCACCGCCGAAAATGACGCGGTCAGCGCGCTGATTTCCCTGGGCTACAAGCCGCAGGAAGCCAGCAAGGCGATTTCCGCGATCAAGGAGAAAGGTTTGAGCAGTGAAGACATGATTCGTCGTGCCCTGAAGGGAATGATCTAA
- the ruvC gene encoding crossover junction endodeoxyribonuclease RuvC: MTLILGIDPGSRITGYGVVRDTGRGCVYVASGCIRTGSGELHERLQIVYRGVREVIQTYGPVTMGIEKVFMARNADSALKLGQARGAAIVAGAEESLEIAEYTATQVKQAVTGTGGANKEQVQMMVMHMLKLISKPQIDASDALAIAICHAHTRSSLLPHGLGTARSRGGRLRL; this comes from the coding sequence ATGACTTTAATTCTTGGAATCGACCCCGGTTCGCGCATCACCGGTTATGGCGTGGTACGTGATACCGGGCGAGGCTGCGTGTACGTGGCGTCGGGCTGCATTCGCACGGGCTCCGGCGAGCTGCATGAACGCCTGCAAATCGTCTATCGGGGCGTGCGCGAGGTGATCCAGACCTACGGCCCGGTGACCATGGGCATCGAAAAGGTCTTCATGGCCCGCAACGCCGACTCGGCCCTCAAGCTCGGCCAGGCCCGCGGCGCAGCCATCGTGGCCGGTGCCGAAGAAAGCCTGGAAATCGCCGAGTACACCGCAACCCAAGTCAAGCAAGCGGTGACCGGTACAGGCGGGGCAAATAAAGAACAAGTGCAAATGATGGTCATGCACATGCTGAAACTGATCAGCAAGCCACAAATCGATGCCTCGGATGCCCTGGCTATCGCAATTTGCCACGCTCACACCCGATCCAGCCTGTTGCCCCATGGCCTGGGCACGGCACGCAGTCGTGGCGGGCGCCTGCGTCTCTGA
- a CDS encoding YebC/PmpR family DNA-binding transcriptional regulator has product MAGHSKWANIKHRKERQDAKKGKIFTKWIRELTVAARQGGADPGSNPRLRLALDKALGANMSRDIIDRAVARGAGAADTDDMVELTYEGYGPGGVAVMVECMTDNRNRTAAAVRHAFSKCGGNLGTDGSVAYLFERKGQISFAPGVDEDALMEAAMEADADDVVTNEDGSIDVFTSFAGFYSVRNALEAAGFKGSDAEIVMLPTTSAELDLEGAEKVLKLIDMLEDLDDVQNVYSNADIPEAVAAQLG; this is encoded by the coding sequence ATGGCGGGTCATTCCAAGTGGGCGAACATCAAGCACCGCAAAGAACGTCAGGATGCCAAGAAGGGCAAGATTTTCACCAAGTGGATTCGTGAACTGACGGTCGCTGCCCGTCAGGGCGGCGCTGATCCGGGCTCCAACCCGCGCCTGCGTCTGGCGCTGGATAAAGCGCTCGGTGCGAACATGAGCCGTGACATTATCGACCGCGCGGTGGCCCGTGGCGCCGGCGCTGCCGATACCGATGACATGGTCGAGCTGACCTACGAAGGCTATGGCCCGGGCGGCGTGGCGGTGATGGTCGAATGCATGACCGACAATCGCAACCGCACCGCAGCCGCTGTTCGCCACGCGTTCAGCAAGTGCGGCGGCAACCTTGGCACCGATGGTTCGGTGGCTTATCTGTTCGAACGCAAAGGGCAGATTTCCTTCGCGCCAGGGGTTGATGAAGACGCGCTGATGGAAGCGGCCATGGAAGCCGACGCCGATGACGTGGTGACCAACGAAGACGGCTCCATCGACGTGTTCACTTCGTTCGCCGGCTTCTATTCCGTGCGCAACGCCTTGGAGGCCGCAGGCTTCAAGGGCAGCGATGCGGAAATCGTCATGTTGCCGACGACCAGTGCCGAACTGGATCTGGAAGGCGCGGAGAAAGTCCTGAAGCTGATCGACATGCTCGAAGACCTGGATGACGTGCAGAACGTCTATTCCAACGCTGACATCCCGGAAGCGGTGGCCGCGCAGCTCGGTTAA
- the aspS gene encoding aspartate--tRNA ligase produces the protein MMRSHYCGQLNESLEGQEITLCGWVHRRRDHGGVIFLDIRDRDGLAQVVFDPDRAESFAAADRVRSEYVVKITGKVRLRPAGATNANMASGMIEVLGYELEVLNESETPPFPLNEFSDVGEETRLRYRFLDLRRPEMAEKLRLRSRMTTSIRRYLDENGFLDVETPILTRATPEGARDYLVPSRTHAGSFFALPQSPQLFKQLLMVAGFDRYYQIAKCFRDEDLRADRQPEFTQIDIETSFLDEKDIMGLTEGMIRNLFKEVLGLEFGEFPHMTFEEAMRRYGSDKPDLRNPLELVDVADQLKEVDFKVFSGPANDPKCRIAALRVPGGASMPRKQIDDYTKFVGIYGAKGLAYIKVNERAAGVEGLQSPIVKNIPEANLNVILDRVGAVDGDIVFFGADKAKIVSEALGALRIKLGHDLELLTCKWAPMWVVDFPMFEENDDGSFSALHHPFTAPKCTPEELEANPAGALSRAYDMVLNGTELGGGSIRIHRKEMQQSVFRLLGINEAEQEEKFGFLLDALKYGAPPHGGLAFGLDRLVMLMTGAQSIREVIAFPKTQSAADVMTQAPGVVDAKALRELHIRLREAPKAE, from the coding sequence ATGATGCGCAGCCATTATTGCGGCCAACTGAACGAAAGCCTGGAAGGCCAGGAAATTACCCTTTGCGGATGGGTTCACCGTCGCCGTGACCATGGCGGGGTGATTTTCCTCGATATCCGTGATCGTGACGGTCTGGCCCAGGTGGTGTTCGATCCGGACCGCGCCGAGAGCTTCGCTGCCGCCGATCGCGTGCGCAGCGAGTACGTCGTGAAGATCACCGGCAAGGTTCGCCTGCGTCCGGCCGGTGCAACCAACGCCAACATGGCGTCGGGCATGATCGAGGTCCTGGGCTACGAGCTGGAAGTGCTGAACGAATCGGAAACCCCGCCGTTCCCGCTGAACGAGTTCTCCGACGTTGGCGAAGAAACCCGCCTGCGTTATCGCTTCCTTGATCTGCGTCGCCCTGAAATGGCCGAGAAGCTGCGTCTGCGTTCGCGCATGACCACCAGCATCCGCCGCTATCTGGACGAGAACGGTTTCCTCGACGTCGAGACGCCGATCCTGACCCGTGCGACTCCGGAAGGCGCGCGTGACTATCTGGTGCCGAGCCGTACTCACGCCGGTTCGTTCTTCGCCTTGCCGCAATCGCCTCAGCTGTTCAAGCAGCTGCTGATGGTGGCCGGCTTCGACCGTTACTACCAGATCGCCAAGTGCTTCCGCGACGAAGACCTGCGGGCTGACCGCCAGCCGGAATTCACCCAGATCGACATCGAGACCAGCTTCCTCGATGAAAAAGACATCATGGGCCTGACCGAAGGCATGATCCGCAACCTGTTCAAGGAAGTGCTGGGCCTGGAATTCGGCGAATTCCCGCACATGACCTTCGAAGAAGCCATGCGTCGCTACGGTTCCGACAAGCCAGACCTGCGTAACCCGCTGGAACTGGTGGATGTTGCCGATCAGCTCAAGGAAGTCGATTTCAAGGTGTTCAGCGGCCCGGCCAACGACCCGAAGTGCCGCATCGCCGCCTTGCGCGTTCCAGGCGGGGCGAGCATGCCGCGCAAACAGATCGACGATTACACCAAGTTCGTCGGCATCTACGGTGCCAAGGGCCTGGCGTACATCAAGGTCAACGAGCGTGCTGCCGGTGTTGAAGGTCTGCAGTCGCCGATCGTGAAAAACATCCCTGAAGCCAACCTGAACGTGATCCTCGATCGCGTGGGTGCGGTCGATGGTGACATCGTGTTCTTTGGCGCCGATAAAGCCAAGATCGTCAGCGAAGCCCTGGGCGCACTGCGGATCAAGCTGGGCCATGACCTCGAGCTGCTGACCTGCAAATGGGCGCCAATGTGGGTCGTTGACTTCCCGATGTTCGAAGAGAACGACGACGGCAGCTTCAGCGCCTTGCACCACCCGTTCACCGCGCCGAAGTGCACTCCTGAAGAGCTGGAAGCCAACCCGGCTGGCGCTTTGTCCCGTGCCTACGACATGGTCCTGAACGGCACCGAGCTGGGTGGCGGTTCGATCCGTATCCACCGCAAGGAAATGCAGCAATCGGTCTTCCGTCTGCTGGGTATCAACGAAGCGGAACAGGAAGAGAAATTCGGCTTCCTGCTCGACGCCCTGAAATACGGCGCGCCGCCGCACGGTGGTCTGGCCTTCGGTCTGGACCGTCTGGTGATGCTGATGACCGGCGCCCAGTCGATCCGTGAAGTGATCGCCTTCCCGAAAACCCAGAGTGCTGCGGACGTGATGACGCAGGCTCCAGGCGTGGTAGATGCCAAGGCGTTGCGCGAATTGCACATTCGTCTGCGCGAAGCGCCAAAGGCAGAGTAA
- a CDS encoding FmdB family zinc ribbon protein codes for MPMYDYQCASCGHQLEAIQKISAAPLVDCPACQAPELKKMLSMPGFRLSGTGWYETDFKTGSKKNLAGGDKAD; via the coding sequence ATGCCAATGTACGATTACCAATGTGCTTCCTGTGGTCATCAGTTGGAAGCCATTCAAAAGATCAGCGCAGCACCGCTGGTCGACTGCCCTGCCTGCCAGGCGCCAGAGCTTAAAAAGATGCTGTCCATGCCCGGTTTCCGCCTCAGTGGCACCGGCTGGTACGAAACCGACTTCAAGACCGGTTCCAAGAAAAATCTGGCCGGTGGCGACAAAGCTGACTAG
- a CDS encoding ribbon-helix-helix domain-containing protein yields the protein MVHEDRQSEGRIGPFKDVSIDSLVSEFDMGLAQPLSRSVRLNGFATCLRLEQVYWDILGDMAKVNCCSVSALLSHVDREVHLRHGGVKNFTGLVRVVCVVHSLKEGSCPVMA from the coding sequence ATGGTTCATGAAGACAGACAGAGCGAGGGGAGGATCGGTCCATTCAAGGATGTAAGTATTGATTCACTTGTCAGCGAATTCGATATGGGGCTGGCCCAGCCCTTATCCCGGTCAGTGCGCTTGAATGGTTTTGCGACCTGTTTGCGGCTTGAGCAGGTCTATTGGGATATTTTGGGCGACATGGCCAAGGTCAATTGCTGCTCGGTCAGCGCGCTGTTGTCCCATGTGGATCGCGAAGTGCACTTGCGCCATGGCGGGGTGAAAAACTTCACCGGGCTGGTGAGGGTTGTCTGCGTCGTGCACAGCCTGAAGGAGGGCAGTTGCCCTGTCATGGCTTAG
- a CDS encoding cold-shock protein, whose translation MLKIVHLLMGAAALLLSFIPSLRSEAVPYLQQPDALYLAFFGLLNLTLAPVIPYWNKGPRHQLQNLVSALLVLAVVLQTLTLIAPMPVIAGQPAVLFSLVVALIAVFLHLAVSFYKSSPAAAAPSYDMSNRDTGTVKWFNTSKGFGFISRDSGDDIFVHFRAIRGEGHRVLVEGQRVEFSVMNRDKGLQAEDVIAALPRR comes from the coding sequence ATGTTGAAAATCGTCCACCTGCTAATGGGCGCAGCAGCCCTGCTGCTGTCCTTCATCCCTAGCCTGCGATCCGAAGCGGTACCTTACCTGCAACAACCCGATGCGCTGTACCTGGCCTTTTTCGGCCTGCTCAACCTCACCCTCGCTCCTGTTATCCCTTACTGGAACAAAGGCCCGCGTCATCAATTGCAAAACCTGGTCAGCGCCTTGCTGGTTCTGGCTGTCGTACTGCAAACCCTGACGCTGATTGCCCCGATGCCCGTCATCGCCGGTCAACCTGCCGTTCTGTTCAGCCTGGTCGTTGCCCTGATTGCCGTATTTCTGCACCTGGCCGTCAGCTTCTACAAATCTTCACCGGCCGCCGCCGCGCCAAGCTATGACATGAGCAACCGCGATACTGGCACCGTCAAATGGTTCAACACCTCCAAAGGCTTCGGCTTTATTTCCCGTGACTCCGGCGATGATATTTTCGTGCATTTCCGGGCGATTCGCGGTGAAGGCCACCGCGTCCTGGTGGAAGGCCAGCGCGTGGAGTTCTCTGTCATGAATCGAGACAAAGGCTTGCAAGCCGAAGATGTGATCGCCGCACTGCCGCGTCGCTGA
- a CDS encoding SlyX family protein translates to MSLEERVTDLESQLAFQDDTIQTLNDVLAAQQRMVERLQLQMAALLKRQEEMAGQFATLEEEEAPPPHY, encoded by the coding sequence ATGAGCCTGGAAGAGCGCGTTACCGATCTGGAAAGCCAGCTGGCGTTTCAGGATGACACCATCCAGACATTGAATGATGTGCTGGCGGCGCAGCAGCGGATGGTCGAACGTCTGCAGTTGCAAATGGCGGCGTTGCTCAAGCGGCAGGAAGAAATGGCCGGCCAGTTTGCGACGCTTGAAGAAGAAGAGGCGCCACCGCCCCATTACTAA
- a CDS encoding HIT domain-containing protein yields the protein MFALDPRLQQDTLPIGDFPLCRLLLSNDSNYPWFILVPRREDISEIFQLDVADQQQLWRETTELAEILKDSFDADKLNVAALGNVVSQLHMHVIVRKREDAAWPAPVWGRQEAKPYGPEQIATIRERLRLVLTDDFTFLEG from the coding sequence GTGTTCGCTTTAGATCCACGACTTCAACAAGACACGTTGCCAATCGGCGATTTCCCGCTCTGCCGGTTGCTGCTGTCCAATGATTCGAATTACCCCTGGTTCATCCTCGTGCCACGCCGCGAGGATATCAGTGAAATATTTCAGCTGGATGTCGCAGATCAACAGCAGCTGTGGCGGGAAACGACTGAGCTGGCGGAAATCCTCAAGGATTCGTTCGATGCGGACAAGTTGAACGTCGCGGCCCTGGGTAACGTCGTCAGTCAGTTGCACATGCATGTGATTGTGCGCAAGCGCGAGGATGCCGCTTGGCCAGCCCCGGTCTGGGGCAGGCAGGAGGCCAAACCATACGGCCCAGAGCAGATCGCGACGATTCGCGAGCGACTGCGTCTGGTGTTGACCGATGATTTCACGTTTCTGGAGGGTTGA